CAAATTCAAACAGTTGGTTGGATCAGCACCAACACACTACCGGAAAATGCCCAAAAAGATTGTATCTTTGACTTACAACTATACGGCCTCACTTCTGGCATTGGGCCACACTCCCCATATGGGCGCCGTAGCAAGCTGGATGGAAGAAAAAATGTGTGCGCATGATCATGATGGTCATGAGCAATTTGAGCAACATTCCGAATATGAGCTGGTTAAACATACGGATCTGATTGCACACGCTCAGCCTGATGTCATTATCGGGTATGCACCGCATCCCGCTTCCGATGAACTACGTCTGATCGCACCGACCATTCTGATGCCTTTTGAGGAACTCGATTGGCAGGAGCAGCTTCTTCTTTTGGGTCGAATTACAGGGCTTGAGTCCAATGCACAAGCGTTGTTAGATCAATATCATCAACTTGAGCAAGAAGCCAATCATACGTTGGACCAACAGATGGAAGGAACACGAGGGGCCGCCGTTTGCATGTTTATGATTGGAGATGAAGGGGCTTATATCTATGGTCATGGCTGGGGCAGAGCTTCTCATGTGCTGTATCAATCGCTGGGCTTCACTCCGCCGTCACGTATGGAGCAGGATGGGCAGTTACTTACGGGGTACGTTCATGTTCCGTTGTCCGAGATTCACTTGTATGCCGCAGATCACATGTTTGTCGCCTTCCCTGAGGAACCTACCGAACGAGAAATGCTGGATAATTTGCTGAATCAGGAATCCTGGGGCACCCTCTCTGCCGTTCGTGAAGGACGCGTATACGAGATTGATGCCGACATGTTCTATGGATTTGATCCCCTGTCCGTTATGGAGCAGTTGCAGCATATTATGCGTCACCTGACATCATAATTGTCCATGCTGTAGTGATCATAGTTGTCCATGTACAAATATCACATCTTCCTCTATGTTATTAATGAGAATAATAATCATTATTGATTATACACAGGGGGAACAAGAATATGTTTGCTGTAAAAAAACGCTTTTCCGGCTTGCTGCTTATGCTCGCCATCCTTATGATTCTGGCTGCATGTAGCAGCGGAACAGGCTCGACTGCCACTGAACAGACATCGGCAGCGGGAACCGAAACAACAACAGCCTCTTCCGAGACGAACACAGACACGGCGTCCGGTTCGGACAATTCGAATGCTACACGAATCTACAAGTCATTAAGCGGGGATGTCGAAATTCCGGCTGAACCGAAACGGATCGTTACAGATATGTACGTAAGTGATCTGCTCGCACTGGGTGTGAAACCCGTTGGGGCTGTTCAATATTATTTGGAAAACCCGT
This Paenibacillus xylanexedens DNA region includes the following protein-coding sequences:
- a CDS encoding AraC family transcriptional regulator, producing the protein MNISKPIYHKKSLSRPISLQKIQSVPVAHFKLCHLVQLHDREAFSRIDEMWSTLHVLYVITAGQARLISAEGKLTLNAGCAVVRQAGSLLQHENKRGSLSPVQGIAIAFDSTENEQLFWPFGIPVPIASRTLTDRAVELVQASTAGRDSSPFRPHMLFYELLDILRDHAAHSAHEDHSWLDAVLRHIHQMYTHPLTREQLARDANVSPEHFSREFKKHTGLTFVEYVTRLRIRMAQEHLLSANPTLQEIAQLTGYRDTFYLSRKFKQLVGSAPTHYRKMPKKIVSLTYNYTASLLALGHTPHMGAVASWMEEKMCAHDHDGHEQFEQHSEYELVKHTDLIAHAQPDVIIGYAPHPASDELRLIAPTILMPFEELDWQEQLLLLGRITGLESNAQALLDQYHQLEQEANHTLDQQMEGTRGAAVCMFMIGDEGAYIYGHGWGRASHVLYQSLGFTPPSRMEQDGQLLTGYVHVPLSEIHLYAADHMFVAFPEEPTEREMLDNLLNQESWGTLSAVREGRVYEIDADMFYGFDPLSVMEQLQHIMRHLTS